In a genomic window of Maricaulis maris MCS10:
- the dksA gene encoding RNA polymerase-binding protein DksA — translation MSEAEPIELPKDYFPSEDEPFMNDRQKEYFRRKLMAWKDDILRESRSTITNLQQDMGALPDLADRASTETDRSLELRARDRQRKLISKIDKALRRLEEDEYGYCDETGEPISLARLDARPVATLSLEAQERHERKERVHRDS, via the coding sequence ATGAGCGAAGCTGAACCGATCGAATTGCCCAAGGATTACTTCCCGTCGGAAGACGAGCCGTTCATGAATGACCGGCAGAAGGAATATTTCCGACGCAAGCTCATGGCCTGGAAGGATGACATCCTCCGGGAAAGCCGCTCGACGATCACCAATCTCCAGCAGGACATGGGGGCTCTGCCCGACCTGGCCGACCGTGCGTCGACCGAGACGGACCGCTCGCTCGAGCTGCGGGCCCGTGATCGTCAGCGCAAGCTGATCTCCAAGATCGACAAGGCCCTGCGCCGTCTGGAAGAGGACGAGTACGGCTATTGTGACGAGACCGGTGAGCCGATCTCGCTGGCCCGGCTCGATGCCAGGCCTGTTGCCACGCTGAGCCTCGAGGCGCAGGAGCGCCACGAGCGCAAGGAACGCGTCCACCGCGACAGCTGA
- the flgB gene encoding flagellar basal body rod protein FlgB, with protein MRPDDVPVLALLRQSMSFHSDRQQVIAENIANANTPGYTPRDIDESEFHAALRAQMGGNAGGAGGSNRGALNLTTTAAGHIPASSTGGGSSSNWETSERPDSETTVNGNSVVIEEQMVRAQENRMRYESALTLYQKSIGLLRTAIRAPGR; from the coding sequence ATGCGGCCCGACGACGTGCCGGTCCTGGCACTGCTTCGACAATCGATGAGTTTCCACTCCGATCGCCAGCAGGTGATCGCGGAGAACATCGCCAATGCGAACACGCCGGGCTACACACCGCGGGACATTGACGAGTCCGAGTTTCACGCTGCGCTGCGTGCCCAGATGGGTGGCAATGCGGGCGGTGCCGGTGGCAGCAATCGGGGTGCGCTGAATCTGACGACAACCGCTGCCGGGCATATTCCGGCTTCCAGCACGGGTGGCGGATCGTCATCGAACTGGGAGACGAGCGAGCGCCCCGACTCGGAGACAACGGTGAACGGCAATTCTGTCGTCATCGAGGAACAGATGGTACGGGCCCAGGAAAACCGGATGCGCTATGAAAGCGCGCTGACCCTCTACCAGAAAAGCATTGGCCTGCTGCGCACGGCGATCCGTGCGCCGGGCCGATAG
- a CDS encoding DUF6468 domain-containing protein, which produces MTLAALIFEGLVAALLVVAVVMCWRVDRRLNALKKGQDGVRESVIALNEATDRARASLGALERATAQSVDVLEKRVSEARTLADELHLVTGNVDRKADSLAQRRAPRRRAADIFPDGAGSRVINDLKDVR; this is translated from the coding sequence ATGACACTCGCCGCCCTGATTTTTGAAGGCCTCGTTGCTGCGCTGCTGGTTGTGGCTGTGGTCATGTGCTGGCGCGTGGATCGCCGTCTGAACGCCCTGAAAAAGGGCCAGGACGGCGTGCGCGAGTCGGTGATCGCCCTCAATGAGGCAACCGATCGTGCCCGCGCCAGCCTTGGCGCTCTGGAGCGTGCCACCGCACAGTCCGTCGACGTGCTGGAAAAGCGTGTCAGCGAAGCGCGGACCCTGGCCGATGAACTCCACCTGGTGACCGGCAATGTCGACCGCAAGGCCGACAGCCTGGCCCAGCGTCGAGCGCCGCGTCGCCGCGCTGCCGATATTTTCCCGGACGGTGCCGGCTCCCGCGTCATCAATGATCTCAAGGATGTGAGGTAG
- a CDS encoding MotE family protein: protein MREPLRFLTVLAVLMGGLLGLKTLSIANGAADWWEAQGSAMAAEVTEQAQDEDVAGEGEDAPIMPADHAAPAPAEDEPSASDVSAAFAERIASGVRTAEEERVIYRLRERSSELDSRERELETREALMLAMEQRVDTKITELNALRTQIESLSGELSDRENEDMDVIVAWYSAMDPRDSSERIATLDMDTQLQIASRMSQRVFGAILAEMNTGAAAALTERMARRSDLPDTVAELEARIAEAD from the coding sequence ATGCGCGAACCCCTTCGCTTCCTCACCGTGCTGGCCGTCCTGATGGGCGGTCTGTTGGGCCTCAAGACGCTGTCGATCGCCAACGGGGCGGCCGACTGGTGGGAGGCCCAGGGCAGTGCCATGGCCGCCGAGGTCACCGAGCAGGCTCAGGACGAGGACGTTGCGGGTGAGGGCGAGGATGCGCCCATCATGCCGGCCGACCATGCGGCTCCCGCGCCGGCCGAGGATGAGCCAAGTGCGTCGGACGTCTCTGCGGCCTTTGCCGAACGGATTGCCAGTGGTGTCCGGACCGCCGAGGAAGAGCGTGTCATCTACCGCCTGCGCGAACGCTCTTCCGAGCTCGACAGTCGTGAACGGGAGCTGGAGACCCGCGAAGCGCTGATGCTGGCGATGGAGCAGCGGGTGGACACCAAGATCACCGAGCTCAACGCCCTGCGGACCCAGATTGAAAGCCTGTCGGGCGAGCTGTCGGACCGCGAGAACGAAGACATGGACGTGATTGTCGCCTGGTACTCCGCCATGGACCCGCGTGACTCGTCCGAGCGCATCGCGACCCTCGACATGGACACACAGCTGCAGATTGCCTCGCGCATGTCGCAACGTGTTTTTGGCGCGATCCTCGCCGAGATGAATACCGGCGCGGCGGCCGCCCTGACCGAGCGCATGGCGCGCCGGTCGGACCTGCCGGACACCGTGGCCGAGCTGGAGGCGCGGATTGCCGAGGCCGACTAG
- the fliE gene encoding flagellar hook-basal body complex protein FliE — MAADLSAVQAYQAAIRSAQQSSLGSSQDSAAASGGLDFGSLLGNAIADTSQTLAHSERMTAAGAAGEAELIDVVTAVSAAEISLETVVAVRDEVVKAYQEILRMPI; from the coding sequence ATGGCCGCTGATCTCTCTGCCGTACAGGCCTACCAGGCTGCTATCCGCTCTGCCCAGCAATCCTCGCTCGGCTCGAGCCAGGACAGCGCAGCCGCCAGTGGCGGTCTCGATTTCGGCTCGCTGCTGGGCAATGCCATTGCCGACACCAGCCAGACGCTCGCCCATTCCGAACGGATGACGGCTGCGGGCGCCGCCGGCGAAGCCGAGCTGATCGATGTGGTGACCGCCGTGTCGGCTGCCGAGATCTCGCTGGAGACCGTCGTTGCGGTTCGCGATGAGGTCGTGAAGGCCTATCAGGAAATCCTGCGCATGCCGATCTGA
- the flgH gene encoding flagellar basal body L-ring protein FlgH produces MIRKLAALIVAAAALQACAVSDRLSYVGQTPPMTPIQNPADLAGTGPSQLPMPMPRMPQQRYATNSTANNSLWTANSPTFFGDPRADQVGDIVTVNIAISDSAQLNNTTNRSRSSAEDSDLTSFLGADLTGFFNDNIDPTSMTSLGSTSSLAGSGSVNRTESISLTVAALVTQVLPNGNLVIAGRQEVRVNNEVRELLITGIARPQDIGSDNTIAHTQIAEARISYGGRGHLSDAQRPRYGQELYDILMPF; encoded by the coding sequence ATGATCCGCAAACTCGCCGCCCTCATCGTCGCCGCTGCCGCCCTGCAGGCATGCGCCGTCTCCGACCGTCTGTCCTATGTCGGCCAGACGCCGCCGATGACCCCGATCCAGAACCCGGCCGATCTCGCCGGAACCGGACCGTCGCAATTGCCCATGCCGATGCCGCGCATGCCGCAACAGCGCTATGCGACCAATTCGACCGCCAACAACTCGCTCTGGACCGCCAATTCGCCGACCTTCTTCGGTGATCCGCGGGCCGACCAGGTCGGTGACATCGTCACGGTCAACATCGCCATTTCCGACAGCGCCCAGCTGAACAACACCACCAATCGCAGCCGCTCATCGGCCGAGGACAGCGACCTGACCAGCTTCCTGGGCGCCGACCTGACCGGCTTCTTCAACGACAATATCGACCCGACCTCGATGACCAGCCTTGGCTCGACCTCGTCGCTGGCCGGTTCGGGATCCGTCAACCGCACCGAAAGCATCTCGCTGACCGTCGCGGCCCTCGTCACCCAGGTCCTGCCGAATGGCAATCTGGTGATCGCCGGCCGTCAGGAAGTCCGCGTGAACAATGAGGTGCGCGAACTTCTCATCACCGGCATTGCGCGTCCGCAGGACATCGGGTCCGACAATACGATCGCCCATACGCAAATCGCCGAAGCCCGCATTTCCTACGGTGGCCGCGGACATCTCTCCGATGCCCAGCGCCCCCGTTACGGCCAGGAACTCTATGACATCCTGATGCCGTTCTAG
- the flgC gene encoding flagellar basal body rod protein FlgC: protein MGNASDTMQISAFGMRAQAARMRIISENIANADSTAREAGGDPYRRQVPVFEAELDRATGLNAVRMTDVAHDQSEFTLEYDPGHPAANAEGYVQYSNVQTLVEMMDMREAMRSYEANLNMIENARRMQERALDLLRR from the coding sequence ATGGGTAATGCTTCAGATACAATGCAGATCTCCGCGTTCGGCATGCGGGCCCAGGCCGCACGGATGCGGATCATCTCGGAAAACATTGCCAATGCCGACTCCACAGCACGCGAGGCCGGCGGTGATCCTTATCGGCGTCAGGTCCCGGTGTTTGAAGCCGAGCTTGATCGCGCCACCGGGCTGAACGCCGTGCGCATGACCGATGTCGCGCACGACCAGAGCGAGTTCACGCTCGAATATGACCCCGGCCACCCGGCTGCCAATGCCGAAGGCTATGTCCAGTACTCCAACGTGCAGACGCTGGTGGAGATGATGGACATGCGCGAGGCCATGCGGTCCTACGAAGCCAATCTCAACATGATCGAGAATGCCCGTCGCATGCAGGAGCGGGCGCTGGATCTGCTGCGTCGCTAG
- the flgG gene encoding flagellar basal-body rod protein FlgG, which yields MRALTTAATGMQAQQLNVEVISNNLANMNTTGFKRQRAEFQDLLYQNVQQMGAASSDAGTIVPTGVQVGLGVQTASIYRITEQGALSNTGNPFDLAVSGEGYFRVQMPDGSDGFTRAGNFAVSGDGELVTSEGYTVAPGIAIPNGARQIEINIQGQVQVQIDGQTDMQTVGQIELATFFNQAGLEAIGGNLFLETAASGSASLGTPGSPGFGDIQQGFVETSNVNSVSEITALIQAQRAYEMNARVITASDEMMAASSNLR from the coding sequence ATGCGTGCTCTCACCACCGCCGCCACCGGCATGCAGGCCCAACAGCTGAATGTCGAAGTGATCTCGAACAACCTGGCCAACATGAACACCACCGGGTTCAAGCGCCAGCGGGCCGAGTTCCAGGACCTGCTCTACCAGAATGTCCAGCAGATGGGTGCCGCCAGCTCCGACGCCGGGACGATCGTGCCGACTGGCGTCCAGGTCGGTCTAGGCGTGCAAACAGCTTCCATCTACCGCATCACCGAACAAGGTGCGCTGTCGAATACCGGCAATCCGTTTGACCTCGCCGTGTCCGGCGAAGGCTATTTCCGGGTTCAAATGCCCGATGGCTCCGATGGCTTTACCCGCGCCGGCAATTTTGCAGTGAGCGGTGATGGCGAGCTGGTCACCTCGGAGGGCTATACCGTCGCGCCGGGCATCGCCATTCCTAACGGCGCCCGCCAGATCGAAATCAATATTCAGGGTCAGGTCCAGGTGCAGATCGACGGTCAAACGGACATGCAGACCGTAGGCCAGATCGAATTGGCGACCTTCTTCAATCAGGCTGGCCTTGAAGCCATTGGGGGCAATCTTTTCCTGGAAACAGCGGCCTCTGGCTCAGCGTCACTCGGAACGCCGGGTTCGCCGGGCTTCGGCGATATCCAGCAGGGCTTTGTCGAGACCTCGAACGTCAATTCGGTGTCAGAAATCACCGCCCTGATCCAGGCCCAGCGCGCCTATGAAATGAACGCCCGCGTCATCACCGCATCCGACGAGATGATGGCCGCTTCCTCCAACCTTCGCTAA
- a CDS encoding flagellar hook-basal body complex protein, which translates to MDNAMMIGLSRQMTLRRSMDVVANNIANANTAGFKVESLLLENRAAPTATHDDGPADIQFVNTWGMARDFRQGELAFTGREFDLAIDGGGFFAVESNGEEQFTRDGRFRLDGAGQLVASDGAPVLDADTRGPILIDASAGSVQIVEGGMIMQNDQQIGRIGVFEIANRSEMSKQGNGRYTIPPIEDPANEPLAMIDATVSQGFVEQSNVQSILELTDMMSVMRSYQSVSKFLEQAEDLSKRAIERLGRI; encoded by the coding sequence ATGGACAACGCAATGATGATCGGCCTCTCGCGCCAGATGACCCTTCGCCGGTCTATGGACGTCGTGGCCAACAATATCGCCAACGCCAATACAGCCGGCTTCAAGGTTGAATCCCTGCTGCTGGAAAACCGCGCTGCACCGACTGCCACGCATGATGACGGACCGGCCGACATCCAGTTCGTCAATACCTGGGGCATGGCTCGCGATTTCCGCCAGGGCGAACTCGCCTTCACCGGTCGCGAATTTGATCTCGCCATTGATGGCGGCGGCTTCTTCGCCGTCGAGTCGAATGGCGAAGAGCAATTCACCCGTGACGGCCGCTTCCGCCTTGATGGCGCCGGCCAGCTGGTCGCCTCCGACGGCGCGCCCGTTCTTGACGCCGACACCCGCGGCCCGATCCTGATCGACGCCTCCGCCGGCAGTGTCCAGATCGTCGAGGGCGGCATGATCATGCAGAACGACCAGCAGATCGGCCGGATCGGCGTGTTCGAGATCGCCAACCGCTCGGAAATGTCCAAGCAGGGCAATGGCCGCTACACCATCCCGCCGATCGAGGATCCGGCCAACGAGCCGCTGGCCATGATCGATGCGACGGTGAGCCAGGGCTTTGTCGAGCAGTCCAACGTGCAGTCGATCCTCGAACTCACCGACATGATGTCTGTCATGCGCAGCTACCAGTCGGTCTCGAAATTCCTTGAACAAGCAGAAGACCTGAGCAAGCGCGCCATCGAGCGCCTTGGCCGGATCTGA
- the fliP gene encoding flagellar type III secretion system pore protein FliP (The bacterial flagellar biogenesis protein FliP forms a type III secretion system (T3SS)-type pore required for flagellar assembly.), with amino-acid sequence MSARKGFWFCFSLFLLGVITLIGFQADAQTVTIDAGQEGALTERVLQLMALLTVLSLAPSIIIMTTSFVRIIVVLSLLRTGLGLQQSPPNAVLVSLAIFMTGFIMAPVFTQSYDEGIQPLLNEEIELTEAFDLSTAPLKTFMLSHVREDDLALFIDMSQEAVPESPEATSFWIVAPAFMISELRRAFEIGFLLFIPFLIIDLVVASILMSMGMMMLPPIVISLPFKLIFFVLVDGWRLVVGSLVQSFGTLS; translated from the coding sequence ATGAGTGCCCGCAAAGGCTTCTGGTTCTGTTTTTCGCTGTTTCTGCTGGGCGTAATCACCCTGATCGGCTTCCAGGCCGATGCGCAGACCGTGACCATCGATGCCGGCCAGGAGGGCGCACTGACCGAGCGAGTCCTGCAGCTGATGGCGCTGTTGACCGTGCTGTCGTTGGCGCCGTCCATCATCATCATGACCACCAGCTTCGTACGCATCATCGTGGTGCTGTCGCTGCTGCGAACCGGGCTGGGCCTGCAGCAGAGCCCGCCGAACGCGGTCCTGGTCTCGCTGGCCATCTTCATGACCGGCTTCATCATGGCGCCGGTCTTCACCCAGTCCTATGACGAGGGCATCCAGCCCCTGCTGAACGAAGAGATCGAGCTGACCGAGGCCTTCGACCTTTCGACCGCGCCACTCAAGACCTTCATGCTCAGCCATGTCCGCGAGGACGATCTCGCCCTGTTTATCGACATGTCCCAGGAGGCCGTTCCGGAATCGCCGGAAGCGACCTCGTTCTGGATCGTCGCTCCGGCCTTCATGATCTCGGAATTGCGCCGCGCCTTCGAGATCGGCTTCCTGCTGTTCATCCCCTTCCTGATCATCGATCTCGTCGTCGCCTCGATCCTGATGTCGATGGGCATGATGATGCTGCCCCCGATCGTCATCTCGCTACCGTTCAAGCTGATCTTCTTCGTTCTGGTCGATGGCTGGCGACTGGTAGTGGGATCATTGGTGCAGAGTTTCGGGACATTGAGTTGA
- a CDS encoding flagellar biosynthetic protein FliO, which yields MSDIVNWTSYLFAISILVALLGGLGLFGYAVQKGWLLQQMTGLRQLGGTDRRLKLRETLVIDPRRRVVILQADGEEHVVLLGAERETILSTGAAKPVSAAALRDTLEGSA from the coding sequence ATGTCCGATATCGTCAACTGGACCAGCTACTTGTTTGCCATCTCCATCCTTGTCGCCCTGCTGGGCGGATTGGGACTGTTCGGCTATGCCGTCCAGAAGGGCTGGCTGCTGCAGCAAATGACGGGATTGCGCCAGCTGGGCGGAACCGACCGCCGCCTCAAGCTCCGCGAAACCCTTGTCATCGATCCGCGCCGTCGGGTGGTGATCCTGCAGGCCGATGGCGAAGAACATGTGGTCCTGCTGGGTGCAGAGCGGGAGACCATACTGTCGACCGGCGCGGCCAAACCGGTCAGCGCGGCGGCCTTGCGAGACACGCTGGAGGGTTCGGCATGA
- a CDS encoding flagellar assembly protein FliX, whose protein sequence is MKVSGPSSTSSVSAGKRKSTSRASGEAFKLDSPAKAGAGMTASGVSSVQSVDAILALQGVEDFTHARKQATDRAFDMLDMLDELKIALLEGGLPRAKLVALMDLLQTRRDATNDARLEAALDEVETRAAVELAKFS, encoded by the coding sequence ATGAAAGTCTCCGGACCCAGCTCCACCAGTTCCGTTTCAGCCGGCAAGCGCAAGTCCACCTCGCGCGCCTCCGGTGAGGCGTTCAAGCTGGATTCGCCGGCCAAGGCCGGTGCCGGGATGACGGCCAGCGGTGTGTCCTCGGTGCAGTCGGTGGATGCCATTCTGGCGCTGCAAGGAGTCGAGGATTTCACCCATGCGCGCAAGCAGGCCACAGATCGCGCATTCGACATGCTGGACATGCTCGATGAGCTCAAGATCGCCCTGCTCGAGGGCGGTTTGCCACGCGCCAAGCTGGTCGCGCTGATGGACTTGCTGCAGACCCGCCGCGATGCGACCAATGACGCCCGGCTGGAAGCGGCACTCGACGAAGTTGAAACCCGGGCAGCGGTTGAACTGGCCAAGTTCAGCTAG
- the fliM gene encoding flagellar motor switch protein FliM produces MSDDMDQDALAAEWEAMAEDGDDLDLASEWEAMVGAEDDEQDLPTVGGGAERILNQDEIDSLLGFSLSDDDAADKSGIRAIINSALVSYERLPMLEIVFDRLVRLMTTSLRNFTSDNVEVSLDNISSIRFGDYLNSIPLPAILAVFRAQQLDNYGLLTVDSNLIYSIVDVLLGGRRGTSAMRIEGRPYTTIERMLVQRMIEVVLGDAKQAFAPLTDVEFDLERVETNPRFAAIARPANAAILVKLRIDMEDRGGRIELLLPYATLEPIRKMLLQQFMGEKFGRDNIWEGHLATELWSTKMEVQAVLDEQRVSLGTVANLKVGDTLYLDASPSSDVELRCGQVPLTRGRMGRIGHNVALRLSGPLSPGAKKAMMRFA; encoded by the coding sequence ATGTCTGACGATATGGACCAAGATGCACTGGCGGCCGAATGGGAAGCCATGGCCGAGGACGGAGACGACCTCGACCTGGCGTCCGAATGGGAGGCGATGGTCGGTGCCGAGGATGATGAGCAGGACCTGCCGACAGTTGGCGGTGGGGCCGAGCGCATCCTCAACCAGGACGAGATCGACAGCCTGCTCGGCTTCTCGCTCTCCGATGACGACGCTGCGGACAAGTCCGGTATCCGCGCGATCATCAATTCCGCCCTGGTCTCCTACGAACGCCTGCCGATGCTGGAGATCGTCTTTGACCGCCTTGTGCGCTTGATGACGACCTCGCTGCGCAATTTCACCTCGGACAATGTCGAGGTCTCGCTCGACAATATTTCCTCGATCCGGTTCGGCGATTATCTCAATTCAATCCCGCTGCCAGCCATCCTGGCCGTGTTCCGGGCCCAGCAGCTCGACAATTACGGCCTGCTGACCGTCGACTCCAACCTGATCTACTCGATTGTGGACGTGCTGCTCGGCGGTCGCCGAGGCACGTCGGCCATGCGGATTGAAGGTCGGCCCTACACCACGATCGAACGGATGCTCGTCCAGCGCATGATCGAAGTCGTTCTGGGCGATGCCAAACAGGCCTTCGCACCGCTGACCGATGTCGAATTTGACCTCGAGCGTGTCGAGACCAATCCGCGCTTTGCCGCTATTGCCCGACCGGCCAATGCGGCCATCCTGGTCAAGCTGCGGATCGACATGGAAGACCGCGGCGGTCGAATCGAGCTTCTTCTTCCCTATGCGACTCTGGAGCCGATCCGGAAAATGCTGCTCCAGCAGTTCATGGGGGAAAAATTCGGACGTGATAATATCTGGGAAGGCCACCTGGCGACCGAACTCTGGTCGACCAAGATGGAAGTCCAGGCCGTGCTCGACGAGCAGCGTGTGTCCCTGGGCACCGTGGCCAATCTGAAAGTGGGTGACACGCTCTATCTCGACGCGTCGCCGAGCAGTGATGTCGAACTGCGCTGCGGTCAGGTCCCCCTGACCCGCGGCCGCATGGGGCGCATCGGACACAATGTTGCCCTACGCTTGAGCGGACCGCTCTCGCCGGGAGCCAAAAAAGCCATGATGAGGTTTGCATGA
- a CDS encoding flagellar basal body-associated FliL family protein gives MADDNEEIEDDAEGEEAPKKNPLKLVLFIGLPVLILLLAGVGGFMMFAGGGDDEEQHADAGHGEDADGHGAADSHATDEVYYYDLREGDGTEETITTNIRSVTGRPVIVQLKISFESSRSDLGPILEEHYDPVMDQFIMFLRELREDDLYGSAGMHRVKLELLRRVNLAIEPDQIDAVWIQEFMIVD, from the coding sequence ATGGCTGACGACAACGAAGAGATCGAAGACGACGCCGAAGGCGAAGAGGCGCCGAAGAAGAACCCATTGAAATTGGTGCTCTTTATCGGTCTTCCCGTTCTGATCCTGCTGCTCGCGGGTGTCGGCGGTTTCATGATGTTCGCCGGTGGTGGCGACGACGAGGAACAGCATGCCGATGCCGGTCATGGTGAGGATGCGGATGGCCATGGTGCCGCCGACAGCCATGCCACTGACGAAGTATATTATTATGATCTGCGCGAGGGCGACGGCACCGAAGAGACGATCACCACCAATATCCGGTCGGTGACCGGGCGTCCGGTCATCGTCCAGCTGAAAATCTCCTTCGAGTCGAGCCGGTCGGATCTCGGTCCGATCCTGGAAGAGCATTACGACCCGGTCATGGACCAGTTCATCATGTTCTTGCGTGAGCTGCGTGAGGACGATCTCTACGGGTCGGCGGGCATGCACCGCGTGAAGCTGGAACTGCTGCGCCGGGTCAACCTGGCCATCGAGCCGGACCAGATCGATGCGGTCTGGATCCAGGAATTCATGATTGTCGACTAG
- the flgA gene encoding flagellar basal body P-ring formation chaperone FlgA — MIRTSLIALACLTTAPFATSSALAAEAVVLRETIRVDSAHITLGDLFDITGAQADIVLARAPAPGSRTALDVNYVRRIALENDLDWANAGGLRRLSIERASRVVSADTLADMLEGELFASEGRVHDVQLSNTAMTLHAPLDSIGGPEIHDLSFDSRSGMLAAEIAPYHGAQPVRVTGRAYATVELPVLARPVASGQEITASDITWISHRSDRLRPDAILDPEALIGMETRRALRPNEPLRGYDLQRPLMVERGDLVVLMFEVPGIQLTVRARAMEDAADGEVARFINLQSNRTVEALVDGPGRARVGTSPAASF; from the coding sequence ATGATCCGCACAAGCCTCATCGCACTCGCCTGCCTCACCACGGCCCCGTTTGCGACCTCCTCCGCGCTCGCGGCCGAAGCCGTCGTGTTGCGCGAAACCATCCGCGTCGACAGCGCCCATATCACGCTGGGCGACCTGTTCGACATCACCGGAGCGCAAGCCGACATCGTTCTGGCCCGCGCGCCGGCGCCAGGCAGCCGCACGGCGCTGGACGTCAATTATGTCCGTCGTATCGCGCTCGAGAATGACCTCGACTGGGCCAATGCCGGCGGCCTGCGCCGCCTGTCGATCGAGCGCGCCAGCCGCGTCGTCTCGGCCGACACGCTGGCCGACATGCTGGAAGGCGAGCTGTTTGCCTCGGAAGGACGGGTTCACGACGTGCAACTGTCAAACACCGCGATGACCCTGCACGCCCCGCTCGACAGCATTGGCGGACCGGAGATCCACGACCTCTCCTTTGACAGCCGCTCGGGCATGCTCGCCGCCGAAATCGCGCCCTATCACGGTGCCCAGCCAGTCCGCGTCACCGGCCGAGCCTATGCGACGGTCGAACTGCCGGTCCTGGCCCGTCCGGTTGCATCCGGACAGGAAATCACGGCCTCGGACATCACCTGGATCAGCCATCGTTCGGACCGTCTGCGTCCCGATGCCATTCTCGACCCGGAGGCCCTGATCGGCATGGAAACACGCCGCGCCCTGCGCCCCAACGAGCCGCTGCGTGGCTATGATCTTCAGCGCCCTTTGATGGTCGAGCGCGGTGACCTGGTCGTCCTGATGTTTGAAGTTCCCGGCATCCAGCTGACCGTGCGCGCCCGCGCCATGGAAGACGCCGCCGACGGCGAAGTTGCCCGCTTCATCAACCTGCAATCAAACCGCACGGTGGAGGCCCTCGTCGACGGCCCTGGTCGTGCCCGCGTCGGCACTTCGCCGGCCGCCAGCTTCTGA